Genomic window (Gammaproteobacteria bacterium CG11_big_fil_rev_8_21_14_0_20_46_22):
TATTGCCGATCACGCGGTGAAGGTTTTGGTCCTGAAGTGAAGCGGCGCATCATGATGGGCACGTATGCTTTATCTTCAGGTTTTTATGATGCGTATTACACCAAAGCGCAAAAAGTTCGTCGCATGATGAAGCAGGATTTCGTCGAAGCGTTTAAAACCGTGGATTATATTTTGTGTCCATCCACGCCGAGCACGGCATTTCGTGAAGGTGAGAAATGTGACGATCCGATCAGTATGTACTTGGCTGACGTGTTTACGGTTGCAGCGAATATGGCGGGATTGCCGGCGCTGTCCATGCCAGCGGGTTTTGTCAAAGGCTTGCCTGTGGGTGCGCAGTTGATCGGTAACTATTTCGATGAAGCGGGCATGCTGAATGTTGCGCATCAATATCAACAGGCAACGGACTGGCACACAAAAATCCCGGAGATGTTTTTATGAGTTGGGAAGTGGTCATTGGTTTAGAAGTACACACGCAACTTAATACGCGCAGTAAAATATTTTCAGGCGCTTCTACGCAGTTTGGCGCAGAACCGAACACGCAAGCTTGTGCGGTGGATTTGGGGTTGCCGGGTGTCTTGCCGGTGTTAAATAAAGAGGCTTTAAATAAAGCGGTTTTGTTTGGTCTGGCCATTGGCGCCCACATCAATAAGCAGTCTGTCTTTGCACGTAAGAATTATTTCTACGCCGACCTTCCAAAAGGGTATCAAATCAGCCAGCACGATTTGCCTATCGTCGGTCAAGGTGAGTTGGTGATTACACTGTCTGATGGTGTGAAGAAAACCGTGGGCATCACGCGTGCACACTTGGAAGAGGATGCGGGTAAATCTGTTCATGAAGATTTAAACGGTAAGACGGGTGTGGATTTAAACCGCGCAGGCACGCCTTTGTTAGAAATTGTTTCAGAGCCGGATATGCGCTCTTCCGAAGAGGCGGTGGCGTATGCGAAATCGCTGCACAGCTTGGTGCGCTACATTGGTATTTGTGATGGGAACATGCAAGAAGGCTCATTTCGTATGGATGCCAATGTCTCGGTTCGCCGGCCCGGCGAGCCTTTGGGCACGCGTTGTGAAATTAAAAACTTAAATTCGTTTCGTTTTTTAGAGCAAGCTATTGAATACGAAGTGGAGCGTCAGATTGAGTTGATAGAGCAGGGCGGTGAAGTGCGCCAAGA
Coding sequences:
- a CDS encoding Asp-tRNA(Asn)/Glu-tRNA(Gln) amidotransferase GatCAB subunit B — encoded protein: MSWEVVIGLEVHTQLNTRSKIFSGASTQFGAEPNTQACAVDLGLPGVLPVLNKEALNKAVLFGLAIGAHINKQSVFARKNYFYADLPKGYQISQHDLPIVGQGELVITLSDGVKKTVGITRAHLEEDAGKSVHEDLNGKTGVDLNRAGTPLLEIVSEPDMRSSEEAVAYAKSLHSLVRYIGICDGNMQEGSFRMDANVSVRRPGEPLGTRCEIKNLNSFRFLEQAIEYEVERQIELIEQGGEVRQETRLFNVEKGETRAMRSKEDAHDYRYFPDPDLVPVVIEDDYLAAMKAKLPELPEVKRDRYIKDYGLSEYDATLVTQDMGLVTYFEACVKSTQAAPKIVANWLLGELSGALNKAGFSFEQSPVSPEALAGLLDRITDNTISGKIAKQVFEAMWAGEGRADDIIEAQGLRQVTDTGAIEAMIDEVLAQSAAQVADYKAGKDKMMGYFVGQVMKLSQGKANPQAINAILKDKLK